A window of Yoonia sp. SS1-5 genomic DNA:
TTGGGACTGACGGTCGCGATCACCTCTGATCCGCTGCGCCCGGCGCGCAGCGGCGGCTATTTCGGGGACATCATGCGGCTGCTTGATGGCGAGATCTTCCCCGCCGCACGCGGCTGACCCTAGAACCGGGACACACGATCTGGCGTGATGCGATATGTGGCCGTATCCAGATCATGTGTCTGCATGAAACGCGCGATTGATCCGAAGGTCGCGGTGCCAACGGTATCGCCATGATCAGCTGTCGTCAGCGCTTGTGATGCGACCGGACCAAAAAGGCGCTGCAACCCGTTCAATCGCACGCGTTGCGGGGTGAAATGCGCCGCAATATTGGCCTTGATCTGACGAGGGTCATCCGTGTCATAGAGCGCCGCCATCACCACATCCAATGTATGCTCGGTACAGTTCTGAAACTGCCGAGACCCCGGATTGGCAAGCACGGAATAGGACGGGTTATGCAGTTGCGCATAGGTCGGGCTTGCAATCACGTCCAACAATTTTCGCTGCAATCGGGCATCAGGAATGATGATGCCTGCATCAAGCTTGTGCGCGCCTGCGAAAAAATCCGCCGGACTGTCCTGTACCAGACGGCTGCGGGTCAGGTCACCCTGGGTCTGATACAGGTTGTAGATGCGATAGCCCATGCCGCGGCTGCCATCGGCCCGCGTGATCTGCGAATAGACCCAAAACGCCACATGGGTGTATTGGATACCGTCAGGCAACAGGGCCGGATCGCGCCCCACCCGCGCGACAATCGCGACATTGGCCCCCCGTGATGCAAGATCATGCTGCACGCGATTGGCGAAATTTGCGACCTCGCCAGCAGGCAAGACAGGATTGGCGGCAGAGCTGCTGCCTGCAACTGCCGCATGGGAAAAGCAGATGAGGAAACCCAGAAAAATAGCCTTTATCAAATGTTTCATGGTCAAATCCTCTAGTTCAGTTGCGGCGGGCCATCAGCGACCACACAGGTCCGCTCGCGTTGGCATGTGGCTGTTTCCGCGGGCGTGACCCCTGCGGCAAAAACCTCTGATCCTGCAGTCGCGGACCCGGTTCCGACTTCTTCCAGCGCCGCACCCGTGACGGCCAGCGCCGACCCCACGGCAATGACCGGAACAGCCGCAACAGTCGCGGTCGAGGATGCAACGGCGGCAACACCATGCCCGGTTGCCTGCGCG
This region includes:
- a CDS encoding DUF2145 domain-containing protein is translated as MKHLIKAIFLGFLICFSHAAVAGSSSAANPVLPAGEVANFANRVQHDLASRGANVAIVARVGRDPALLPDGIQYTHVAFWVYSQITRADGSRGMGYRIYNLYQTQGDLTRSRLVQDSPADFFAGAHKLDAGIIIPDARLQRKLLDVIASPTYAQLHNPSYSVLANPGSRQFQNCTEHTLDVVMAALYDTDDPRQIKANIAAHFTPQRVRLNGLQRLFGPVASQALTTADHGDTVGTATFGSIARFMQTHDLDTATYRITPDRVSRF